Proteins from a single region of Nerophis ophidion isolate RoL-2023_Sa linkage group LG10, RoL_Noph_v1.0, whole genome shotgun sequence:
- the zfta gene encoding zinc finger translocation-associated protein has product MSHSDEEDGERPRRQTAAGPVMEDTAPGDSEPVDLRRGEQAKLLSLIIISGEEEETTHAHSDLGEEDTFANGHADEETEAGTSYWSITEDPNQPLLLSPNPRPSRRKARVRRASRPGMSRIPGRDHRRYYHEYWRSEYLMDFDPERHGMICMVCGSSLATLKLSTIKRHIRQKHPDSLLWSAADKEVIRSGWESHLNLGGSQNSYGASPQRDDDSLDSSHHAAEAAHALASEQQQQQQQQQVLALSPSPHFEAAETQNAAMKMEQDVAGPSTRTLELYLNASLHSWFRQEFLMEYEAEPGRLLCMVCGAQLPSLHLDIIKSHVLDTHPDSLVYSSEEKHCILQAWAQTHNEREISIKSEANTKDDNFESNHTNSDLSQEVDGSLSQDACLIREDGGVETPSGLQPLHQPRRRRLCGGNPWRLRLDYLIAYGPQGRGTYCMVCSQVLNETKVSSFRQHIQECHPETTDLSRQEREAMAAAWTKDYSTDHTTAQDEVSSSEAAVLNTTGGPNEDDSPDMKVCSQATTEDDDDESAAKDKATTSRHSHYPGKDQRRNYQARWRSDFLMDYDCQRHGLICMVCGATLATLKVSTIKRHIQQVHAHSLCYSAEDKQHAMLTYDQNSMHFIHSDDCFLSQDHARADIGTSPAHVDT; this is encoded by the exons ATGTCCCACTCCGACGAGGAGGACGGCGAGCGGCCCAGGCGTCAAACCGCGGCCGGGCCGGTGATGGAAGACACGGCGCCCGGGGACAGCGAGCCTGTGGACCTCCGCCGTGGCGAACAGGCTAAGCTGCTCTCATTAATAATAATCAGCGGGGAGGAGGAAGAAACGACCCACGCACACAGTGACCTGGGAG AGGAAGACACTTTTGCTAATGGTCACGCTGATGAAGAGACAGAGGCAGGCACCAGCTACTGGAGCATCACTGAAGATCCCAACCAGCCTCTCCTCCTCTCCCCGAACCCCCGGCCTTCAAGGCGCAAAGCCAGGGTGCGGCGCGCCTCAAGGCCAGGTATGAGCCGCATCCCGGGCCGTGACCACCGCCGCTACTACCACGAGTATTGGCGCAGTGAGTACCTGATGGACTTTGACCCCGAGCGGCACGGGATGATCTGCATGGTGTGCGGCAGCTCGCTGGCCACCCTGAAGCTCAGCACCATCAAGAGGCACATCAGGCAGAAGCACCCGGACTCGCTGCTGTGGAGTGCCGCCGACAAGGAGGTGATCCGCTCAGGGTGGGAGAGCCACCTGAACCTCGGGGGAAGTCAGAACTCATACGGAGCCTCGCCTCAGAGAGATGACGACTCGCTTGACTCGAGCCATCATGCTGCGG aggcTGCACATGCTCTAGCTtctgagcagcagcagcagcagcagcagcagcaagtaCTCGCTCTCAGCCCCTCTCCACATTTTGAGGCAGCGGAAACTCAGAACGCAGCGATGAAAATGGAGCAGGACGTAGCCGGGCCTTCCACACGCACCCTGGAACTGTACCTGAACGCCTCGCTGCACTCCTGGTTCCGGCAAGAGTTCCTGATGGAGTATGAGGCAGAGCCCGGTAGACTGCTGTGCATGGTGTGCGGAGCCCAGCTGCCCTCGCTTCACCTGGACATCATCAAGAGTCACGTGTTGGACACCCACCCCGACTCGCTGGTCTACAGCTCGGAGGAGAAGCACTGCATCTTGCAGGCCTGGGCTCAGACACACA ATGAGCGTGAAATCTCAATCAAATCTGAGGCAAACACCAAAGACGACAACTTTGAGTCCAATCACACCAACTCTGACTTGAGCCAGGAAGTGGACGGCTCACTGTCTCAAGATGCTTGTCTCATCCGCGAAGATGGCGGGGTGGAAACTCCGTCGGGACTGCAGCCCCTGCACCAGCCCAGGAGGCGTCGTCTGTGCGGGGGCAACCCTTGGCGGCTCCGCCTTGACTACCTAATAGCGTACGGGCCCCAGGGCCGCGGGACCTACTGCATGGTGTGCTCTCAGGTTCTGAATGAGACCAAGGTCAGCAGTTTCAGACAGCACATCCAGGAATGTCATCCGGAAACCACCGACCTAAGTCGACAAGAAAGAGAAGCAATGGCGGCAGCCTGGACCAAAGACTATTCTACTGACCACACCACAGCACAAGACG AAGTGAGCTCAAGTGAGGCCGCTGTCCTAAATACCACAGGAGGCCCGAATGAGGACGACTCCCCTGACATGAAAGTATGCAGCCAAGCGACGacggaggatgatgatgatgagagcGCAGCAAAGGACAAAGCCACAACCTCTCGTCACAGCCACTACCCAGGGAAGGACCAGCGGCGGAATTATCAGGCGCGCTGGCGCTCAGACTTCCTGATGGACTATGACTGCCAGAGACACGGACTCATATGCATGGTGTGTGGAGCCACGTTGGCTACGCTGAAGGTAAGCACCATCAAGAggcacatccagcaggtgcacgcCCACTCCCTCTGTTACAGCGCCGAGGACAAACAGCATGCCATGCTGACCTATGACCAGAACTCCATGCACTTCATTCACTCGGATGACTGTTTCTTGTCCCAAGACCACGCCCGCGCCGACATAGGGACCTCCCCTGCCCATGTTGACACATAG